One window from the genome of Rhodococcus sp. ABRD24 encodes:
- a CDS encoding DUF2631 domain-containing protein — protein sequence MAGTQLDPTSNDPVVAAHVDTAEVPSAAWGWSGEAPRLFRFAGWFFAAFLLLMMIGNHSGKVEDLFLIGFAGSIVFILVRDMIVRRKPR from the coding sequence GTGGCCGGTACCCAGTTGGACCCCACTTCCAACGACCCCGTCGTCGCCGCGCATGTCGACACCGCCGAGGTCCCCTCGGCCGCGTGGGGCTGGAGTGGCGAGGCTCCTCGACTGTTCCGATTCGCCGGCTGGTTCTTCGCCGCGTTCCTGCTGCTGATGATGATCGGCAACCACAGTGGCAAGGTCGAGGACCTGTTCCTGATCGGCTTCGCCGGTTCGATCGTCTTCATCCTCGTCCGGGACATGATCGTGCGCCGAAAGCCGCGGTAG
- the dxr gene encoding 1-deoxy-D-xylulose-5-phosphate reductoisomerase: protein MADTQPTRVLLLGSTGSIGTQALEVIAANPGKFEVVGLAAGGGNIDLLASQIRDTGVTRVAVADPGAAARLDLPGVLSGPGSVTELVRETAADVVLNALVGSLGLEPTLAALASGARLALANKESLVAGGPLVTAAAAPGQIVPVDSEHSALAQCLRGGRAAEVDRLVLTASGGPFRGWASAALEDVTPEQAGAHPTWSMGPMNTLNSASLVNKGLELIETHLLFGVDYDRIDVTVHPQSIVHSMVTFTDGSTLAQASPPDMKLPIALALGWPDRVPGAAAPCDFSQASSWTFEPLDSAVFPAVDLARHAGKAGGCMTAVYNAANEVAAQAFLDRRLRFPAIVRTVERVLSTGGEWAAPPATVDDVLAADGWARARAHELVKQEG, encoded by the coding sequence GTGGCTGACACCCAACCGACTCGCGTTCTGCTGCTGGGCAGCACCGGCTCCATCGGCACTCAGGCCCTCGAGGTCATCGCCGCCAACCCCGGCAAGTTCGAGGTGGTGGGTCTCGCCGCGGGTGGTGGCAACATCGACCTGCTGGCGAGCCAGATCCGCGATACCGGGGTGACACGGGTTGCGGTCGCCGACCCGGGCGCAGCGGCGCGACTCGATCTACCCGGCGTGCTGAGCGGCCCCGGCTCGGTGACCGAACTGGTTCGCGAGACCGCGGCCGATGTGGTTCTCAACGCGCTCGTCGGCTCGCTCGGGCTGGAGCCGACGCTGGCGGCACTCGCGTCGGGCGCGCGGCTCGCGCTGGCGAACAAGGAGTCTCTCGTCGCGGGCGGCCCGCTCGTCACTGCCGCTGCGGCACCCGGCCAGATCGTTCCCGTCGATTCCGAGCACTCCGCGCTCGCGCAGTGTCTGCGCGGCGGGCGGGCCGCAGAGGTTGACCGACTGGTGCTGACAGCGTCCGGCGGGCCGTTCCGCGGCTGGGCGTCGGCAGCGCTCGAAGATGTCACGCCCGAGCAGGCCGGCGCGCACCCGACGTGGTCGATGGGCCCGATGAACACTCTCAACTCGGCTTCTCTGGTGAACAAGGGTCTCGAACTGATCGAGACGCACCTGCTGTTCGGCGTCGACTACGACCGCATCGACGTCACCGTCCACCCGCAGTCGATCGTGCATTCGATGGTCACGTTCACCGACGGGTCGACGTTGGCGCAGGCGAGTCCGCCGGACATGAAACTGCCGATTGCGCTGGCGCTCGGCTGGCCGGACCGGGTACCGGGTGCGGCCGCGCCGTGTGATTTTTCGCAGGCGTCCTCATGGACGTTCGAGCCGCTGGATTCGGCGGTGTTCCCCGCGGTGGATCTGGCACGGCACGCCGGTAAGGCTGGCGGCTGTATGACCGCCGTGTACAACGCCGCCAACGAGGTCGCGGCCCAGGCGTTCCTCGACAGGCGACTGCGCTTCCCCGCGATCGTGCGTACCGTCGAGCGGGTGCTGTCAACCGGCGGCGAATGGGCCGCTCCTCCGGCTACCGTGGACGATGTACTGGCTGCGGACGGGTGGGCACGGGCGCGCGCACACGAGCTTGTGAAACAGGAGGGCTAG
- the rlmN gene encoding 23S rRNA (adenine(2503)-C(2))-methyltransferase RlmN has product MAASLPLVFTAPRRGMPPRHLADLDAAERREAVKELGLPGFRADQLARQYYGRLEADPEKMTDLPAGMREKVGTALFPPLLTAVKHVACDAGLTRKTLWKAGDGTLLESVLMRYPDRATLCISSQAGCGMACPFCATGQGGLQRNLSTAEIVDQVRAAAAALRDGEVEGGPGRLSNIVFMGMGEPLANYKRVVAAVRRITSPAPDGLGISQRAVTVSTVGLAPAIRKLADEDMSVRLAVSLHTPDDELRDTLVPVNNRWSVAEVLDAARYYADKSGRRVSIEYALIRDVNDQPWRADMLGKKLHKALGPLVHVNLIPLNPTPGSEWDASPKPVEREFVRRVQAQGVSCTVRDTRGQEIAAACGQLAAEN; this is encoded by the coding sequence ATGGCTGCTTCGCTTCCTCTCGTCTTCACCGCACCGCGCCGCGGAATGCCGCCGCGGCACCTCGCCGACCTCGACGCGGCCGAGCGCAGGGAGGCGGTGAAGGAGCTGGGTCTGCCCGGATTCCGGGCGGATCAGCTCGCGCGCCAGTACTACGGCCGGCTCGAGGCGGATCCCGAGAAGATGACGGACCTGCCTGCAGGGATGCGGGAGAAGGTCGGGACGGCGCTGTTCCCCCCGCTGCTCACTGCGGTCAAGCACGTCGCCTGCGACGCCGGCCTGACCCGCAAGACGCTGTGGAAGGCGGGAGACGGCACACTCCTCGAGAGTGTCCTGATGCGATATCCGGACCGGGCGACGCTGTGTATCTCGAGCCAGGCCGGCTGCGGCATGGCCTGCCCGTTCTGTGCGACCGGTCAGGGTGGCCTGCAGCGCAACCTCTCGACAGCGGAGATCGTCGATCAGGTGCGGGCGGCCGCGGCGGCCCTGCGGGACGGCGAGGTCGAGGGCGGCCCGGGTCGGCTGTCGAACATCGTCTTCATGGGTATGGGCGAACCGTTGGCGAACTACAAGCGGGTGGTTGCAGCGGTGCGCCGGATCACGTCGCCTGCGCCCGACGGACTGGGGATCTCCCAGCGGGCGGTTACCGTTTCCACCGTCGGGCTGGCCCCCGCGATCCGCAAGCTCGCGGACGAGGACATGTCGGTGCGTCTGGCGGTTTCGCTGCACACGCCTGACGACGAACTGCGCGACACCCTCGTGCCGGTCAACAACCGCTGGTCGGTGGCCGAGGTGCTCGATGCCGCGCGCTACTACGCCGACAAGTCGGGTCGGCGTGTGTCGATCGAGTATGCGTTGATCCGGGACGTCAATGACCAGCCGTGGCGCGCGGACATGCTCGGCAAGAAGCTGCACAAGGCGCTCGGGCCGCTGGTACATGTCAACTTGATTCCGCTGAATCCGACACCGGGCAGTGAGTGGGATGCCAGCCCCAAGCCGGTGGAACGGGAGTTCGTCCGACGTGTTCAGGCGCAGGGCGTGTCGTGCACGGTCCGCGACACCCGCGGTCAGGAGATCGCCGCGGCGTGCGGCCAGCTGGCCGCCGAGAACTGA